In Mycobacterium gallinarum, a single window of DNA contains:
- a CDS encoding NUDIX hydrolase has translation MPHSSTEHEVLAAVFQVRAVDSPKPALHVLLWQRALEPEAGKWALPGGSLRSDEDLTSSVRRQLAEKVDLREVAHLEQLAVFSDPSRVPGTRTIASTFLGLVPSPATPELPPDTRWHPVDHLPPMAFDHGPMVEHAVVRLVAKLSYTNIGFALAPTEFAVSTLRDIYSAALGHPVDATNLQRVLERRNVITRTGTTARSGRSGGRPAALYRFTDSRYRVTDEFAALRPPG, from the coding sequence ATGCCCCATAGTAGCACCGAGCATGAGGTGTTGGCCGCCGTGTTCCAGGTTCGAGCTGTCGACTCCCCGAAACCCGCACTTCACGTGCTGTTGTGGCAGCGTGCACTCGAACCGGAAGCGGGAAAATGGGCCCTGCCGGGCGGCAGCTTGCGTAGCGACGAGGACCTGACCAGCTCCGTTCGGCGCCAACTGGCCGAAAAGGTCGACTTGCGTGAGGTTGCCCACCTTGAACAGCTTGCGGTTTTCTCCGATCCGAGCCGCGTGCCGGGCACCCGCACCATCGCGTCGACGTTCCTCGGGTTGGTGCCCTCCCCCGCTACCCCGGAGCTGCCGCCGGACACCCGATGGCATCCGGTCGACCATCTGCCGCCGATGGCGTTCGACCACGGCCCGATGGTCGAGCACGCCGTCGTCCGCCTCGTCGCCAAGCTGTCGTATACGAACATCGGGTTCGCCTTGGCGCCAACTGAATTCGCCGTGTCGACACTGCGCGACATCTACAGCGCTGCGCTGGGCCACCCAGTCGACGCGACCAACTTGCAACGCGTGCTGGAACGACGCAACGTCATCACCCGCACCGGTACGACCGCTCGATCGGGCCGCAGCGGCGGTCGTCCTGCCGCCTTGTATCGGTTCACCGATTCCCGCTACCGGGTGACCGACGAATTCGCCGCATTACGCCCCCCAGGGTGA
- a CDS encoding lipase family protein: MDLGSVAPAAGAEWIGHVPHEELVGGARPQLPSDDPFYEPPPGFQHATPGTVLRSRDVELAFMGLIPQRTRATQLLYRTTDMHGNADAAATTVIVPAERAPAAVTPVISYQCAIDAVTSRCFPSYALRRYAHATGSVAQFEFLLVAACLAEGWAVSVPDHEGRLGMWGAPYEPGYHVLDGLRAAVSSKRLGLSADAPIGLWGYSGGGLATAWAAEMSGTYAPDLNVVGAVLGSPVGDLGHTFRRLNGTFASGLPALVVAALSHIYPDLDRLIQEHVTEEGKVLLQRLHTMTTAEAMVRMAKKDMGDLLDWPLEQILDSPAVQHVFADIKLGVAAPAPPVLIVQAVHDQLISVENIDELAEMYRSGGASVTYHRDMFSEHMLLHPMSAPMALRWLIDRFAGKPVSEHMVRTKWPTLLNPMTYVGMARLAKIVAKVVTGRTVERSPL, encoded by the coding sequence ATGGATCTGGGCAGCGTCGCGCCAGCAGCTGGTGCAGAGTGGATCGGGCACGTCCCCCACGAGGAGCTGGTAGGCGGTGCTCGGCCGCAGCTGCCGTCCGATGACCCTTTCTACGAACCGCCCCCGGGCTTCCAGCACGCCACTCCGGGCACCGTCCTGCGCAGCAGGGACGTCGAGCTGGCGTTCATGGGCCTGATCCCACAGCGCACCCGGGCCACCCAGCTGCTGTATCGCACCACCGACATGCACGGCAACGCCGACGCGGCCGCGACCACCGTCATCGTGCCCGCAGAGCGCGCGCCGGCCGCCGTCACGCCGGTGATCTCCTACCAATGCGCCATCGACGCCGTGACCTCACGCTGCTTCCCCTCGTACGCGCTGCGGCGCTACGCGCATGCAACGGGGTCCGTCGCACAATTCGAGTTCCTCCTGGTCGCCGCCTGCCTCGCTGAGGGCTGGGCGGTGTCGGTGCCGGACCATGAGGGCCGCCTGGGCATGTGGGGCGCCCCGTACGAACCCGGCTATCACGTGCTCGACGGCTTGCGCGCCGCCGTCAGCTCCAAGCGCCTGGGGCTGTCAGCCGATGCGCCGATCGGCCTATGGGGCTACTCCGGCGGCGGCCTGGCCACCGCATGGGCCGCCGAGATGAGCGGGACCTATGCGCCAGACCTGAACGTCGTCGGTGCGGTACTCGGGTCACCGGTCGGCGATCTCGGCCATACCTTCCGCCGACTCAACGGCACGTTCGCGTCCGGGCTCCCCGCACTTGTCGTCGCCGCGCTGTCGCACATCTATCCCGATCTGGACCGGCTCATCCAGGAGCATGTCACCGAAGAGGGCAAGGTGCTCCTCCAGCGACTGCACACGATGACGACCGCCGAGGCGATGGTCCGGATGGCCAAGAAGGACATGGGCGATCTGCTCGACTGGCCCCTGGAGCAGATTCTCGACAGCCCTGCGGTCCAGCACGTCTTCGCCGACATCAAGCTCGGCGTCGCGGCACCGGCTCCGCCGGTATTGATCGTGCAGGCGGTCCACGACCAGTTGATCTCGGTCGAGAACATCGACGAGCTCGCGGAGATGTACAGATCGGGTGGTGCGTCGGTGACCTACCACCGGGACATGTTCAGTGAGCACATGTTGCTGCACCCTATGTCCGCACCGATGGCGCTGCGCTGGCTCATCGATCGGTTCGCCGGAAAGCCGGTGTCCGAGCACATGGTTCGGACGAAGTGGCCGACGCTGCTGAATCCGATGACCTACGTCGGCATGGCGCGACTGGCGAAAATCGTGGCCAAGGTGGTCACGGGTCGGACGGTGGAACGGTCCCCGCTTTAG